The genomic DNA CCAAAAAGCGCGAATTCTTATAATCTGGCAAACCTGCTTATAACCGAAGAATTGCTGGAATCCGGCGAGAAAAACCGGATATCCCGCGAGGATGCCAATATATCCGTAAAAACCCTGGATATCCCGCCGTTGCGATACGCCAGTTGGATACCGGTCTTAAAGGACGAGTTCGTCCAGGTGTCCGAATTGGACAACCGCCAAAGGCTCCGGGAAGGGGAATACAGCCACGCCGTGCTTTCTTACATACCAAACCTGGTAGACAAGGATGTCAGCCTCCAAAAGGCCTTAAAGATGGCGATTGGAAAGGCCGACCCGCTTTTTGAGGATATAACTGATCTTGTCGGCCTAAAGAAAAAAATCCGGCTTACCCTGGATTCGCCGGGGTTAGCGCAGTTTTTCCGCGAGGAAGGCGCCAAGGTCTATACGGAGAAAGAGTTTGTCAACGCTCAAGGCCAGACAAAGCGTATAGACCGGATGATCGTTACCGCCAACCAGGTATTGCTGGCCGATTATAAATCATCAAAAGAAGAGAGGGGATCCGGGATCATCCAGATGCGCGAATATATCCGGATGGTCAAACAGCTTTATCCCGGGAAGACGGTCAGGGGCTCGTTGATCTATCTTTCCGACGCTACGCATGAGGAAGTGGATGGATAAGGTCATTACGTACGGCTTCAAGGATAATTTCATCGCGAAAATTAGCGATTTCCTCTGCCAAAACTACGCGGGGAAAGAACGCGATTTCAGCAGGATCGCTTTGGTTTTTGGCGGCAAACGCCCGGCCTTATTCATGAAGCGCGAGCTGGCCAACAGGATCAAGAAGGCGTATTTGCCTCCGGAATTCTATTCGATGGATGAGTTCGTACGCTCGATCGCGCTTGTCGAACCCGGATATCCGCCGATCAGCGTAATGGACGGCTGTTTCCTGCTTTATACGATCTGCCGCGAAATACTGCCGGAGATGCTCAAAGGCAGGGAGCGCTTCTCACAATTCTATCCGTGGTCCAGGGAATTACTGTTGTTCATCGAGCAGTTGGATGTTGAAGATATCCGTCCGGACGCACTGAACAATATCCAGAAAAGCGCGTCGATCGGTTACGATGTCCCGGAAAACATCAATATCCTGCTTAAGAACATTATTTTATTGCGGGAGTCATTCCACAATGAATTAAAGAAACAGAAGCGGTATTCCCGGGGGCTTTTGTACCGTATGGCGGCGGAGATGTCCAGCCGAACGGCGAAAAACGGCTTTGAGCGGTTATTTTTCTGCAATCTTTTCTACCTGCATCGCACCGAAAAAACTATAATCCGTAACTATTACGACGCTGAAGCGGCAACGCTTTTCTTTCAGAAAGATGATAAACGCTGGCCGGTGCTGGATGAGTTAGAAAAAGAGCTGGGCATAAAGATCCCCCCGGAGAAACCGGCAAAAAGCGGATATATGCTGAATATATATTCCGGTTTCGATACGCATTCCCAGGTCTGCCTGGTGCGCGAGATACTAAGAGACACGCCTGACCGTGACAAGACCGTTATACTGCTGCCTGACCCGGACAGCGTCATTCCCCTGCTTTCGGAGATAACCGGCATTGCCCAGGATTATAATGTTTCCATAGGTTATCCTTTGAAACGCAGCGCCCTGTATTCGCTCTTGGAATTGATCTTCAAGGCCCAGGAAACAATGAAGAGCGGCAAGTATTATACCCGCGATTATTTAAAGGCGATCAGCCATCCTTTGATCAAGAACCTGAAGCCGCAAACCGCCGACCCGGTTGTAACCCGCGTGCTTTGCCATAAGATAGAGGAGTACCTGACCGGTATGCGCGAAAGCGAGGTGTCCGGAAGCCATTTTATCGGCCCTGATGAGGTCGAGGAGATGGGGGATATTTACAGCCAGGCGCAGGAAACCCTCTGCGGAATGGGGCTGGAAATAAACGCGAGCCGGCTAAAAAAGGACATCTGCCGGCTGCATCATTTGCTTTTTTATTCCTGGCAGGGGCTTGGCGACTTCCGGGGGTTCGCGGACTGCCTGGAAAGCCTGCTTAACGCGCTGATCAAAGACAGCCTGTTGCCTAATTACCCGGTAAATCTCCTGGTCACCCGCCGGATGCTGGAGATCTGCCGTGAATTGGGCAAAGCGGATTTTTCCGCGGAGCAGTTCAGCGCCGGCGATATCTACCGCATTTTTATGGACGGCCTGGAAAAAGAAATGGTCGCGTTTTCCGGTTCCCCGCTGAAGGGCCTGCAGATCCTGGGGCTTTTTGAGACCAGGTCGCTGAATTTCGAGAACGTGATCGTTATGGATATGAATGAAGGTGTCCTGCCCAAATTGAATATTTATGAGCCGTTGATACCCCGCGAGGTGATGCTGGCCCTGGGATTGAACCGGCTGGAGAAGGAAGACGAGATACAGCGTTATCAATTCATGCGGCTTTTGGGCGCGGCAAAGCAGGCGTACCTGGTGTATGCGGCCGGGACCGACAAGGAAAAAAGCAGGTTCATCCAGGAATTGATCTGGGAAAAACAGAAAGCTGCCGGGGCCTTGGGCGCGGACCCGGCCATCCACGCCAACTTCGGGATAAAGATCCGGCCGGAACAGCAGGAAATACCCAAAAATAAAGAGATGGTAGAATTCTTAGCTAACCGGACATTCTCCGC from Candidatus Omnitrophota bacterium includes the following:
- a CDS encoding PD-(D/E)XK nuclease family protein, translating into MDKVITYGFKDNFIAKISDFLCQNYAGKERDFSRIALVFGGKRPALFMKRELANRIKKAYLPPEFYSMDEFVRSIALVEPGYPPISVMDGCFLLYTICREILPEMLKGRERFSQFYPWSRELLLFIEQLDVEDIRPDALNNIQKSASIGYDVPENINILLKNIILLRESFHNELKKQKRYSRGLLYRMAAEMSSRTAKNGFERLFFCNLFYLHRTEKTIIRNYYDAEAATLFFQKDDKRWPVLDELEKELGIKIPPEKPAKSGYMLNIYSGFDTHSQVCLVREILRDTPDRDKTVILLPDPDSVIPLLSEITGIAQDYNVSIGYPLKRSALYSLLELIFKAQETMKSGKYYTRDYLKAISHPLIKNLKPQTADPVVTRVLCHKIEEYLTGMRESEVSGSHFIGPDEVEEMGDIYSQAQETLCGMGLEINASRLKKDICRLHHLLFYSWQGLGDFRGFADCLESLLNALIKDSLLPNYPVNLLVTRRMLEICRELGKADFSAEQFSAGDIYRIFMDGLEKEMVAFSGSPLKGLQILGLFETRSLNFENVIVMDMNEGVLPKLNIYEPLIPREVMLALGLNRLEKEDEIQRYQFMRLLGAAKQAYLVYAAGTDKEKSRFIQELIWEKQKAAGALGADPAIHANFGIKIRPEQQEIPKNKEMVEFLANRTFSASRVNTYLNCPLRFYYQYVLGLEEKEDLLDDPEARDIGTFIHNLLEDAYKPFRGKKPPSFDRDFRSYFGRILEKSFDREFSRKMKSDSFMLKEIVSMRMNNFLDYESLRDIQEILCLEEEKTGSINLSCGGFRFKYRIDRIDRLRDESLLILDYKTGSTDLKPASTEKIQSKGFSREALKNTVKSFQLPLYYYFIKDCYSGRDINAAFYNLKSPAITALFKDEEKQDKGLAMEVFIKGLDALIGEMLDPAATFRPDDENPNYCAICPYSCLCRR